The Sebastes umbrosus isolate fSebUmb1 chromosome 4, fSebUmb1.pri, whole genome shotgun sequence genome has a window encoding:
- the zpd gene encoding zona pellucida glycoprotein d — MIPIGLMKLGVILVLLLGFMRYRVEGVCSVEHCTDRTTCVLSEDQRSCKCASGYYADRCDKDAHIKVMCGNDYMGIRAIEDFFKYHNVPLESLHLPNKSCRAQREVIDGVPYYMSMTSKEQYLTCGGKPLEKNITHVFYSLSLLSDPHVIGNIIRDPVIKMDYTCVQPYIRRVSLPFPVVPLSSETVMRVHELDASIQMMLYTDHSYSEAYSSAPSIELRDKVYVAVTVKEPADFFLLRVNECWATQSSQPNTTEGSAHTLLKNGCVDDHTVSFLNVSEGQSGRNGESSTVRYSFVMFRFTTEPHAFYLHCTVQLCEPDDHKSCTPNCKSISKREAVRADPSLGLLSYGPIRIEMPDRPQSSILTTVVLPVAGVWTVGFLLIILITVAKAGSRRLALMRKH, encoded by the exons ATGATCCCAATCGGCTTAATGAAG CTGGGTGTGATCCTCGTGCTTCTCCTGGGCTTCATGCGCTACCGTGTCGAGG GAGTCTGCAGTGTGGAGCATTGCACTGACCGCACAACATGTGTTCTGTCTGAAGACCAAAGGAGCTGCAAGTGTGCCAGTGGATATTATGCTGACCGATGTGACAAAG atgcACACATCAAAGTTATGTGTGGTAACGACTACATGGGAATCAGAGCGATAGAAGATTTCTTCAAGTATCACAACGTGCCGTTGGAGTCCCTGCACTTGCCCAACAAATCCTGCCGTGCTCAGAGAGAGGTCATCGATGGCGTGCCGTACTACATGTCCATGACATCTAAAGAGCAATATCTAACCTGCGGAGGAAAGCCGTTGGAG AAAAACATTACTCACGTCTTCTATTCCCTGAGTCTACTGTCAGACCCTCATGTTATTGGAAACATCATCAGAGATCCAGTCATTAAGATGGACTACACATGCGTCCAACCATACATCAGAAGAGTTAGTCTTCCTTTTCCAGTCGTTCCTCTTTCCAG CGAGACGGTGATGCGTGTACATGAACTTGATGCCTCAATACAGATGATGTTGTACACAGACCATTCCTACTCTGAGGCCTACAGTAGTGCCCCCAGCATTGAACTCCGAGACAAG GTGTATGTGGCGGTGACGGTCAAAGAGCCCGCAGATTTCTTCCTGCTCCGGGTCAACGAGTGTTGGGCCACACAGTCTTCTCAGCCGAACACTACAGAGGGATCGGCTCACACTCTGCTGAAGAACGG GTGTGTGGATGACCACACCGTTTCCTTTCTCAACGTGAGCGAGGGACAGTCTGGCCGTAACGGAGAAAGCTCCACCGTTCGCTACAGCTTCGTCATGTTTCGCTTCACGACAGAACCTCACGCCTTCTACCTGCACTGCACTGTTCAGCTGTGCGAGCCAGACGACCACAAGTCTTGCACACCT AACTGTAAATCGATCAGTAAGAGAGAAGCAGTGAGAGCAGACCCCAGTCTGGGCCTCCTGTCATATGGACCCATCAGGATTGAAATGCCAGACAGACCTCAATCCA GCATACTGACGACAGTGGTGCTGCCTGTAGCAGGCGTCTGGACTGTTGGCTTCCTCCTCATCATACTCATCACTGTGGCCAAGGCAGGCAGCAGGAGGCTCGCACTCATGAGGAAGCACTGA